A region from the Polaribacter sp. Hel1_33_78 genome encodes:
- the gldL gene encoding gliding motility protein GldL — MAQSRSYKKVMNFVYGMGAAVVIVGALFKIQHISLDLGIFEISGGLMLTIGLLVEAGVFAVSAFDTPEDDFDWTKVYPELGAEGFSSEDKLGADGILSQKLDNLLQEAKIDGALMESLGTSMKNFQGAAEGLSAAAESISSTNKYNEQVSLAAVQMESLNGLYAVQLENSNKQAELNTAVVENTERLKEQMESLANNLSSLNGVYGGMLSAMSSK, encoded by the coding sequence ATGGCACAATCAAGATCTTATAAAAAAGTAATGAATTTCGTATACGGAATGGGAGCAGCAGTAGTAATAGTTGGAGCTTTGTTTAAAATTCAGCATATTAGTTTAGACCTTGGTATATTTGAAATTTCAGGAGGATTAATGTTAACTATTGGTTTGTTAGTGGAAGCTGGTGTTTTTGCAGTTTCTGCTTTTGATACCCCTGAGGATGATTTTGATTGGACAAAAGTATATCCAGAATTAGGCGCTGAGGGTTTTTCTTCAGAGGATAAATTAGGGGCTGATGGTATTCTATCTCAAAAATTAGATAATTTATTGCAAGAGGCAAAAATTGATGGGGCTTTAATGGAAAGCTTAGGAACTAGTATGAAGAACTTTCAAGGAGCTGCAGAAGGATTATCTGCTGCTGCAGAATCTATCTCATCAACAAATAAGTATAATGAACAAGTGTCATTAGCCGCTGTTCAAATGGAATCGTTAAACGGTTTGTATGCAGTACAGTTGGAAAACTCTAATAAACAAGCAGAGTTAAATACTGCTGTTGTGGAAAATACAGAGAGATTAAAAGAGCAAATGGAGTCTTTAGCAAATAACCTTTCTTCTCTTAACGGTGTTTATGGAGGAATGCTTTCTGCAATGTCTAGCAAATAA
- the gldK gene encoding gliding motility lipoprotein GldK, with amino-acid sequence MKKAAIFALLITVFYSCGSNDRGELVGVKSKKKWFSEKPYGMAKIPGGSFTMGKQDQDILGTLNTPTKTVTVRPYYMDETEVTNNEYKEFVRWVRDSVVRTKLAVQAEFAALGATPDANGDGPSGGIQNYAFKAADTADASAYQKYMYDNYYSFDTIQPLNWDEELIWKKEDFPDVDYVEVMDSVYISKEDAVDGLRTFKTKLLNYKYSWFDRDNAARKGGKRKDFVESEVLNIYPDTTVWVKDFNYSYNDPMHQDYFYHQSYGDYPVVGVSWGQANAFCNWRTKKKNDYLRGRKNTTKVPDFRLPTEAEWEYAARGGLEFATYPWGTGSATSDRGCFLANFKPVRGNYSVDGALYTMEAKSFNANDYGLYNMAGNVSEWTNTAYNLSSYYMASTMNPNVEDRKNKRKIIRGGSWKDVAYYLEVASRDYEYADTARSYIGFRTVQNYLGTSNK; translated from the coding sequence ATGAAGAAAGCAGCAATATTTGCACTTTTAATAACCGTTTTTTACAGTTGTGGTTCTAATGATAGAGGAGAATTAGTAGGTGTGAAATCTAAGAAAAAATGGTTTTCAGAAAAACCTTACGGAATGGCTAAAATTCCGGGAGGCTCTTTTACAATGGGGAAGCAAGATCAAGATATTTTAGGTACTTTAAATACTCCAACAAAGACAGTTACTGTTCGGCCTTACTATATGGATGAAACTGAAGTAACCAATAATGAGTACAAAGAGTTTGTAAGGTGGGTAAGAGATTCAGTGGTAAGAACTAAACTAGCAGTTCAAGCAGAATTTGCCGCTTTAGGCGCAACGCCAGATGCCAACGGTGATGGACCTTCAGGAGGTATTCAAAATTACGCATTTAAGGCGGCAGATACGGCAGATGCATCTGCTTATCAAAAGTACATGTATGACAATTACTATAGCTTTGATACAATTCAACCTTTAAATTGGGATGAAGAACTTATTTGGAAAAAAGAAGATTTTCCTGATGTAGATTATGTTGAAGTGATGGATTCTGTATACATAAGCAAAGAGGACGCTGTAGACGGTCTAAGAACTTTTAAAACAAAATTATTAAACTATAAATATTCGTGGTTTGATAGAGATAATGCTGCTAGAAAAGGTGGTAAAAGAAAAGATTTTGTTGAATCTGAAGTTTTAAATATTTATCCTGATACAACTGTTTGGGTAAAAGATTTTAATTATTCTTATAATGATCCAATGCATCAAGATTATTTTTATCATCAATCTTATGGAGATTATCCAGTAGTGGGTGTTTCTTGGGGCCAAGCAAATGCTTTCTGTAATTGGAGGACCAAAAAGAAAAATGATTATTTAAGAGGAAGAAAAAATACAACAAAAGTGCCAGATTTTAGATTACCTACAGAAGCAGAATGGGAGTATGCGGCAAGAGGGGGGTTAGAATTTGCTACCTATCCTTGGGGGACAGGGAGCGCAACGAGTGATAGAGGGTGTTTCTTGGCGAACTTTAAACCTGTAAGGGGTAATTATTCTGTAGACGGAGCTTTATATACTATGGAAGCAAAGTCATTTAATGCGAATGATTACGGTTTGTATAATATGGCTGGGAATGTTTCTGAATGGACAAATACGGCGTATAATTTATCATCTTACTATATGGCCTCAACAATGAACCCTAATGTAGAAGATAGAAAAAACAAGAGAAAAATTATTAGAGGAGGATCTTGGAAAGATGTAGCATATTATCTAGAAGTGGCTTCTAGAGATTATGAATATGCAGACACAGCAAGAAGTTACATTGGTTTTAGAACGGTTCAAAACTACTTGGGGACTTCAAATAAATAA
- a CDS encoding formimidoylglutamase has product MNQHFLSPVKEAVLAHLVTQSFSCLGKKIRIHSKQEGFPDLKNVQLAIFGVEEDRNSENNFGCGEDLQFIRNKLYQLFPGNWQTEIADLGNVPKGNSVTDTYFAVSELITYLLKKNIIPIIIGGGQDITYVNYRAYDSLEQTVNITAVDSRFDLGNLEDDLTSQSYLSKVIMQEPSNLFNYSNVGYQTYFNAQEEIELLDNLFFDSYRLGKAKELENIEPAFRNADIVSIDIGAIRQSEAPANNNASPNGFYGEEICAISRYAGISDKVTSFGIYEYNSKYDNNHQTANLIAQMIWYFIEGVNFRVKDYPFSGKENYQKFTVLMENDDPLIFYKSNKTGRWWIEINILSDNKYKRHALIPCTFKDYTEATKQIIPERWYKAMRKML; this is encoded by the coding sequence ATGAACCAACATTTTTTATCCCCTGTAAAAGAAGCTGTTTTAGCGCATCTAGTAACGCAGTCATTTTCGTGTTTGGGTAAGAAAATTAGAATTCATTCTAAGCAAGAAGGTTTTCCTGATTTAAAGAATGTACAACTAGCCATTTTTGGGGTTGAAGAAGACAGAAACTCAGAAAATAATTTTGGTTGTGGAGAAGACTTGCAGTTTATTCGAAACAAATTATACCAATTATTTCCGGGAAATTGGCAAACAGAAATTGCAGACCTAGGAAATGTCCCAAAAGGAAATTCTGTTACGGATACTTATTTTGCGGTTTCTGAATTAATAACATACTTATTAAAAAAAAATATCATACCAATTATAATTGGTGGAGGTCAAGATATTACCTATGTGAATTATAGAGCTTATGATTCTTTAGAGCAAACTGTTAATATTACTGCCGTAGATAGTCGTTTTGATTTGGGTAATTTAGAGGATGATTTAACATCACAATCTTATTTAAGTAAAGTAATTATGCAAGAACCAAGTAACTTGTTTAATTACAGTAATGTTGGTTATCAAACGTATTTCAATGCCCAAGAAGAAATTGAATTGTTAGATAATTTATTTTTTGACTCTTATAGACTTGGAAAGGCAAAAGAATTAGAAAATATCGAACCTGCTTTTAGGAATGCTGATATTGTATCTATAGATATTGGCGCGATAAGACAAAGTGAAGCTCCTGCAAACAATAACGCTTCTCCGAATGGTTTTTACGGTGAAGAAATTTGTGCTATCTCTAGGTATGCAGGAATTAGTGATAAAGTTACTTCTTTCGGAATTTATGAGTACAATTCTAAATACGATAACAATCATCAAACGGCTAATTTAATCGCTCAGATGATTTGGTATTTTATTGAAGGTGTTAATTTCAGGGTAAAAGACTATCCTTTTTCTGGAAAAGAAAATTATCAAAAGTTTACGGTTTTAATGGAAAACGATGACCCACTAATTTTTTACAAAAGCAACAAAACTGGACGTTGGTGGATAGAGATAAATATTTTATCAGATAATAAATATAAAAGGCATGCGTTAATACCATGTACATTCAAAGATTACACAGAAGCTACAAAGCAAATTATACCTGAAAGATGGTATAAAGCAATGAGAAAGATGTTGTAG